From one Synergistales bacterium genomic stretch:
- a CDS encoding dicarboxylate/amino acid:cation symporter: MAEKQGIFDWYFKSNLLLRILTGLVLGAVVGLAAGEAIMWLQPFGDLFVRLLKMIVMPVILTTLVIGAASISPAELGKVGVKIVLFYLLTSAFAVAVGLLMGNIFKPGLGLELGDVSGAAGRIAESPPLTETFLNIIPTNPFAALSGGNVLPTIFFAIIFGIGVSYLKISGDDRLRKAGETLYNFFDGAAEVMYLVVRWVLQYAPIGVFALIAVVFAQQGAKAVGPLGIVTAAAFIGYAVHIVIVYGGLLSMNRLNLFTFLGGAREAMITAFVTRSSSGTLPVTMRCADAQLSQMISFTNSAAFS, from the coding sequence TCTCCTCTTGCGGATCCTCACCGGTCTTGTGCTCGGCGCGGTTGTCGGGCTTGCGGCCGGCGAGGCGATTATGTGGCTCCAGCCCTTCGGCGATCTTTTCGTGCGACTCCTGAAGATGATCGTCATGCCGGTGATCCTGACCACGCTGGTGATCGGCGCGGCGAGCATCAGCCCTGCGGAACTGGGGAAGGTGGGCGTGAAGATCGTCCTCTTCTACCTGCTGACCTCGGCCTTCGCCGTGGCGGTGGGGCTGCTGATGGGCAACATCTTCAAGCCCGGCCTCGGTCTGGAGCTCGGTGACGTCAGCGGGGCCGCCGGACGGATCGCCGAGTCGCCGCCGCTGACGGAGACCTTTCTGAACATCATTCCCACGAACCCCTTCGCCGCGCTCTCCGGCGGCAACGTGCTCCCCACGATCTTTTTTGCCATCATCTTCGGCATCGGCGTGAGCTACCTGAAGATCAGCGGCGACGACCGTCTGCGGAAGGCCGGCGAGACACTCTACAACTTCTTCGACGGCGCCGCCGAGGTGATGTACCTGGTGGTGCGCTGGGTCCTGCAGTACGCCCCCATCGGCGTCTTCGCCCTCATCGCCGTGGTCTTCGCCCAGCAGGGCGCCAAGGCCGTGGGACCGCTGGGGATCGTGACGGCGGCGGCCTTCATCGGCTACGCCGTGCATATCGTCATCGTCTACGGCGGGCTGCTCTCCATGAACAGGCTCAACCTCTTCACCTTCCTGGGTGGCGCCAGGGAGGCCATGATCACGGCCTTTGTCACCCGCAGCAGCAGCGGTACCCTGCCGGTGACCATGCGCTGCGCCGACGCACAGCTGTCCCAAATGATCAGCTTCACAAATAGCGCCGCATTTTCCTGA